In Fundidesulfovibrio putealis DSM 16056, the following proteins share a genomic window:
- a CDS encoding NADH-quinone oxidoreductase subunit N — MKIMLFAPEMTLLLGGLALFLLSIGKNTARLARPLALAVALATFGASLFSLRAEGFLFFDSYKIDLFSQVLKLILSGGLACVLLFGKELKDIAEEIRPEYYMFLCLSTLGLVMLVSSVELVTLFIALELSSYSLYLLVPMREERPGLRMQMESAIKYILFGVVATAVMLFGMSYLYGLTGTTYFAGLIPALRTMMDSPAALAGIAMVMGGFFFKLAVFPFHFWVPDVYQGASNETTAFISSVPKVAAVAMLIRIAAMATSEGHHLTSMLAIFAVLSMFYGNLVALVQTDIKRMLGFSGIAHAGYVLLGIVTLQEVGYATSLYYITGYLAMNVAGFLVICTVSQNGENLQISDLSGLHKRSPLMAFTLAVSMFALAGLPPFAGFMGKFMLLTGAYKAGYLPLVIIAAVNTAISIYYYLSVVRVTYAAGGDKTETINASASAKALSVGLVLLILALGLAPDMLMRLATDAVKSIL; from the coding sequence ATGAAGATCATGTTGTTCGCTCCCGAGATGACGCTCCTGCTGGGTGGTCTCGCGCTCTTCCTCCTGTCCATCGGGAAGAATACGGCCCGTTTGGCCCGCCCCCTGGCACTGGCCGTGGCCCTGGCAACTTTCGGGGCCAGCCTGTTCAGCCTGCGGGCGGAGGGGTTTCTGTTCTTCGACTCCTACAAGATCGACCTCTTTTCCCAGGTGCTGAAGCTGATCCTCTCCGGCGGCCTGGCCTGCGTGCTGCTCTTTGGAAAGGAGCTTAAGGACATCGCCGAGGAGATTCGCCCTGAATACTACATGTTCCTCTGCCTGAGCACGCTTGGGCTGGTCATGCTGGTCAGCAGCGTGGAACTGGTCACGCTGTTCATCGCGCTGGAGCTGTCCTCCTACTCGCTGTACCTGCTGGTTCCCATGCGGGAAGAGAGGCCGGGCCTTCGCATGCAGATGGAATCGGCCATCAAGTACATCCTGTTCGGCGTGGTGGCCACTGCGGTGATGCTTTTCGGCATGAGCTACCTGTACGGCCTCACCGGAACCACCTACTTCGCAGGCCTGATCCCCGCGCTTCGCACCATGATGGACTCCCCGGCGGCTTTGGCCGGCATCGCCATGGTCATGGGCGGCTTCTTCTTCAAGCTGGCCGTGTTCCCCTTCCACTTCTGGGTTCCCGACGTCTACCAGGGCGCGTCCAACGAGACCACGGCCTTCATCTCCTCCGTGCCCAAGGTGGCTGCCGTGGCCATGCTGATCCGCATCGCGGCCATGGCCACCTCCGAAGGCCACCACCTCACCAGCATGCTGGCCATCTTCGCGGTCCTCTCCATGTTCTACGGCAACCTGGTGGCCTTGGTGCAGACCGACATCAAGCGCATGCTGGGTTTCTCGGGCATCGCTCACGCAGGCTACGTGCTCCTGGGCATCGTGACCTTGCAGGAGGTCGGCTACGCCACCTCGCTCTATTACATCACAGGTTATCTGGCCATGAACGTGGCCGGTTTCCTGGTGATCTGCACCGTGTCCCAGAACGGCGAGAACCTTCAGATCAGCGACCTGAGCGGGCTGCACAAGCGCTCGCCGCTCATGGCCTTCACCCTGGCCGTGAGCATGTTCGCCCTGGCTGGCCTGCCGCCTTTCGCCGGGTTCATGGGCAAGTTCATGCTGCTCACAGGAGCTTACAAAGCCGGGTACCTGCCCTTGGTGATCATCGCGGCTGTAAACACCGCAATTTCCATCTATTACTATCTCTCAGTAGTCCGCGTGACCTACGCGGCTGGCGGCGACAAGACCGAGACCATCAACGCCAGCGCATCGGCCAAGGCCCTGTCCGTGGGGCTGGTGCTCTTGATTCTGGCACTGGGCTTGGCGCCGGACATGCTGATGCGGCTGGCCACCGACGCCGTGAAGAGCATTCTGTAG